The proteins below are encoded in one region of Silene latifolia isolate original U9 population chromosome 2, ASM4854445v1, whole genome shotgun sequence:
- the LOC141641224 gene encoding uncharacterized protein LOC141641224 translates to MTPFQALYGRKCHSPLCCDDSSEAIVLGPELVQESIEQVRLIRKKLMAAQDRQKMYADFWRRLIEFEVGDKVFLKVSPMKGVKRFGNKGKLSLKYIGPYEADVIDVEPNLTYEERHVRILEC, encoded by the exons atgACTCCGTTTCaggcactttatggaaggaaatgtcaTAGTCCCTTGTGTTGTGACGACTCCAGTGAAGCAATCGTTCttggtccagagttggttcagGAATCAATTGAGCAGGTAAGGTTGATCCGTAAGAAGCTTATGGCAGCCCAAGATCGACAAAAGATGTATGCAGATTTCTGGCGTAGGCTGATTGAATTCGAGGTTGGCGACAAGGTCTTCcttaaggtttcgccgatgaaaggtgtCAAGAGGTTTGGGAATAAGGGCAAGCTTAGTCTTAAGTACATTGGGCCttatgag GCGGATGTGATCGATgttgagcctaacctgacttatgaggaacgaCATGTTCGTATTTTGGAATGTTAG